In Mycolicibacterium aubagnense, the DNA window AAACGCTTCCAGCACTTGCGCATTGATGCCGAGTTCGGTCGCGCGCATCAGGGTCGCCGCAACCGCAGGTGCCGAGGTGAAGCTCACGGCATCGAGCCGGCGTTCGGCGATGTCGGTGACCAGTGAGTCGAACGCACCGCCGGGCGGTACCGGCTGCCACCGGTAGACCCGGATCGGCACGACGTCGGCGCCGGCGCGGCGCAGTTCGTCGAGAAACTCGGGGAAGGGGTCCCACTCGTCGGTGGCGCCGTGCAGCTGAACGGCGATCCGCAGACCCGAGATGCCACCCTGCAACAGGTAGCCCAGCACTTCGCGGGACGACTCGGATTCGGGCGACCATTCCTCGGGCAGCCCGGCGGCGCGCAGCGCGCCCGTGGCTTTGGGGCCGCGGGAGACGATCCGGGCGCGGCTGAGGGCGTCGGTCAGCTCGCCGGACAGGCCCCAGTCGTCGGCGGCGGACATCCAGCCGCGGAAGCCGATGCCGGTGGTCGCGATCAATACGTCAGGCGGCACCTCGAGCAGTGCCTGCGTGTTGGTGCGCAGTTCCTCGTCATCGGGCAACGGCACCATGGCAATGGCAGGGGCCGCGATCACCGTCGCGCCGCGGCGGCGCAGCAGGGTGCACAGCTCATCGGCACGTCGTGCGGCGGTCACCGCCACCCGAAATCCGGTGAGCGGGGCCCGATCGGGATCACTCATGTGTCTAGTGAAGGGAACATGTGTTTCCGGCCGGTTACCCGGCCGTTGCCCAGCGGTGTCACCAGTGAGCAAGCGATGAAGTTTCCCTCACACTCGGTGCTGAGCTGGGCTTTTGCCGGTCAAAACCTCACAGCGCTACCAGACGTCGCCGTCGCGCCAGTCGCAGGTGATGTCCGCGGTGGTGTCGACCTCGACCGTTACCGGCAGCACGAACAACGAGCGATCGTCCTCGGGCGTGCGGTTGACCCCGGCCGGCGCCAACACCGACGTCGTGCCGCGCCACGGCAGCCAGCCGCGCGCGGTATAGATCGGGCGCGCGGTGTCCGAAGAACTCAGCGCGCCGATCTCGTAGGCGCCGCGGATCACCTGCTCGACGGCGTCGAGAACCGCGGTGGCCAGCCCCTGGCCACGCCAGTCCTCGCGGACGGCGACGGCTTCGACGTAGCCGCAGCGCAGTGCGGTGTTGTGGTAGATGAGCCGACGCTGGACGACGGCGCCGTGCGCGATGATCGCGCCGTGGTGGCAGATGAGGGCGTGCATGCCGCCGAGCGAGTGCTCCCAGTCGGCTTCTGAAAAGGAACTGCTGGAGTCTCCGCTTTCCCGATAGGCGTCGATGACCATCTGCCGAGCGCCTTCGCGGGTCTCGGCATCGAGGTCAGCGGTGTGGACCAGCCGCGCCGTGTGAACATTGTGTACGCGGGAGAGATCCGTCGGGTGCACCCCCTCGTTCTACCAGGATTGCGCAGCCTGCGCTGGTGCCTGCGCGGGTTCAGGCACCGAACGGCTGACGCGGCCTGGACCAGTGCATGCGCACGTGCTGGCCGGGGCGAATCTGGCCAACCTTGTCGATGTCATGGTCGGCAACCACGCCGATCACCGGGTACCCGCCGGTGACCGGGTGGTCGGGGCCGAGGATCACCGGTAAACCGTTGGGCGGTACCTGAATTGCCCCACGCGTCGTGCCTTCGCTGGACAGCTGCCGGTCCGGCCAGCGGTGCTGCAGAGGCCGGCCGTTCAGCCGCATCCCGACCCGGTCGCTGTGGTCGGTGACCACCCATTCCGTATGCACCAGGGCATCGGGGTCGACGAACCAGTCGTCGCGCGGGCCGGGGACCACCAGCAGTTCCAGCAGGTCCTCGGCGATGGCGGCCACGGGTGCCTGATCCACCTCCGGGAACTCGGCGGTGTGCTCGCCGACGGTCAGCATGTCGCCGACCTGCAATGGCCGCGGACCGATCGCCGACATCACGTCGTAGCTGCGGGAGCCGAGCACCGGGTCGACCACGAAGCCGCCGCGGACCGCCACATAGCTGCGCAGACCGGTGTGCGGTGCGCCCAGGGAGATCACCTCGCCGTCATGGGCATAGTGAATGCTGTTGGTGCCGAACGGGATTCCGTTCGCCGACGGATCGGCATCGGCGCCTGTGACGGCCACCGCGACGCCTTCCCTCCCGCCGCCGTGGACCCGGGCGGAGAAGCCGCCGAACGTCACCTCGATGGTGGCGCGGTCGTTCGGGTTGGCGACCAGCCGGTTGGCCAGCGTGTGCGAGCGGCGATCGGCGGCCCCCGAGCGACTCACGCCCATGTGGGCCAGGCCGGGACGGCCTAGATCCTCGACCAGCGCCAGCGGGCCGGTCTTGAGAATTTCGAGTGTTGCGGTCATCGGCTTGTCCTTTCGTCCCGACCGGCTAACCGATTGCCCGGAATTGCACGCACATACCCGGAACCAGCAATGCCGGCTGGTCCCGCTCGATGTCCCACAGGCTGGCGTCGGTACGGCCGATCAACTGCCAGCCACCGGGGGTCTCTCGCGGATAGACCCCGCCGAACTCTCCAGCGAGGGCCACCGAGCCGGCAGGCACGCGGGTGCGCGGCTCGCTGCGTCGCGGCACCTGCAGTCGCTCGTCGCCGCCTACCAGGTAGGCGAAGCCCGGCGTGAAGCCGCCGAACGCGACGCGCCACAGCGATCCGGTGTGGGCGGCGATCACCTCGCTCGGGGCCAGCCCGGTCAGCTCGGACACCTCGTCGAGGTCCATGCCGTCGTACACGACGTCGATGACCACATCAGGCTGCTGTGGAGCGCCGTTTTCGGCGGTAGGTGGTTCCGTGAGATGAAGCTTGGACAGCCGCTGTCCGGTGGGAATCCGATATCTCGGTGCGGCGAGCTTGATCAGAATGGTCCGCGAGGCCGGGACGATGTCGAGCACGCCGGGCAAACCCGCCGCGCGGAGCGTGTCGGTCCACGCCAAAACCTCGGTGGTGCTGTTGAATTCCAGCAGCAAGGCTTGGTCGCCGTAGTCACGGACGGTGCCGAGCGTCATGGTCGTTGGTGCGCTCACAGCTTCTTGTGTGACGGTCATCACTCGAAGCTACCCGCGGGTAGCCGTCATTTCTGCTTTCTTTAGCGCCTCGCCAGAAGAGCCTTAGCAATCACTCAGAGGGCCACGTCGTACGTCGGTTCGTTGCGCTTGATGTAACTGATCACCCGATACGTCACCGGCAGGAAAACCACCTCGACGGCGGTCTTGTACAGCCAGCCCTGGCCCGTGTAGACGGCGAAGTCGTGAAACGTGCTGATGCCGATGGCGTTGGCGGCGATGGCACAGAACACCAGGGTGTCGCCGAGCTGCCCGGCGAAGGTCGAGCCGACCAGCCGCGCCCACAGATGCTTCTCCTTGGTGCGTTCCTTGATCGCCACGACAACCCATGCGTTGATGGTCTGTCCGACGATGAAACCGGCCAGCCCCGCGATGATCAGCTGGGTGTAGGAGTGCACGACGTTCTCGAAGTGCGCCTGGTTCGGGTAGAAGTCGGCGGCCGGTAGGTAGATCGTCACCCAGAACGTCAGCGCGGCAAGGATGTTCATGGCGAAGCCCAGATAGATCGCCCGCCGGGCAGCCTTGAAGCCGTACACCTCCGACAGCACGTCGCCGATGATGTAGGTGAGCGGGAAGACGATGAACCCGCCATCGGTGATGATCGGACCGAATGCCACGCCCTTGGTGGCCGTCACGTTGGAGATGATCACGAGCGCCGTGAACACCGCGATCAGGATCGGATAGTAGGCCGATCCGACCTGCGCGAAGCGGGCGTGCTGTTCGGGGCGCTCGGCTACGGTCACGCCGATCATCTTGGCAGCCACGGCGACGGGTGCAACCGGGAGCCGGGTTGAGGCCCCGATCTGGTCAGGCCAGCGCCGCGGTCAGCAGCGGCGGCAGCTGGTCGGCCACCGCCGGATAGGACAGCACTGAGGCGAAGGTGATGGCCGCGGACAAATCCTTGTTGGGGAAGACGATCCGGTTGGCTTTTGCCTGACTCAGTTGCGCGACCGTCGGGTCGGCCAGCACCGCAGGCCGCTGCTCGTCGGCGTCGAGGGTCCAGATCAGCACGTCGGCGCCGCGGAACGCGGTGGCCATCTGGTCGCGAGGCACGAAGGCGTGTTGTCCCTTGGTGAAGGAGTCCAGCCCGTCCGGTATGGCGATGCCCATCTCGCCGAGGAACTCGGTGCGCCACCCGGCCGGCGTGATCTCTACCCCGTCGGCGGTGGGAAGACCGTTGACGATCAACATCTTTCGGCCGCCGAGCCGCGGGTTTGCCTTGCCGGCGCCGACGAACTTGGCGTCGACGCCGTCGATGAGTTTTTTCATGTCGTCGGCCTTGAACACGGCCTGCCCGATGACGGTGGCCTGGTCTTTCCATGGTTCGAAGAAGGCGTCCTGGCCGGACTGGGCGACGGTCGGCGCAATGGCCGACAACTTCTTGTAGGTGTCGGCATCCAACCCGGCGTTGGTGGCGATGATGAGGTCGGGCTTCAGCGCGGAGATCTTGTCCACCTGGATGCCGTCGTTGAGATTGAGGACGGCCGGCTGCGCCGACCCGAGCGCGGGCTGCGCCCACGGCCACACCGCGAAGGGCTGATTTCCGAACCACTCGGTCACGGCTATCGGCACGACGCCGACGGCCAGCAGTTCGTCCTGCCCGGTGAGGCCGGCGCACACCACGCTCTTGGGCGGTGCGGGAATCCGGGTGGAGCCGAATGCATGGTTGATCGTGACCGACCCGTCGCCGGCGACGGTGCCCGAGGCCGGTGGCTTGGTGCACGCGGCGACTACCGCGGCACCGGCGGCACCGGCGGCCAATGCCAGAAAGCTGCGGCGCGAGCGGATTTGGTGCACGTCGTGAGTCTTTCATCTGCCCTGCCGAATGGCGCCGCTAACACGCGAACAGGGTCGGTGCCGGTCGGGTGCACCGGGCTGCGGCACCGGCTCCGTCGGGCTCGCGGATGCGGTTTGCCGATTTCGCAAGAGTCGACGGCGGGGCGGTGTGGGTGTGGCGGGAAGTACCTTGGGTACGAACTTGATTTGAGTATTAGCTATACACCAGAAGTTTGGCGAGCGGCCGGCGTCTGCCGGCCAGGCGTTTGTGTGCGAAACGATACGGAAAATCGCAGGTGAGTCGCGATAATGCAACATACGTGTCTAGTGGGTCGCATGGTCCTCGCGTTGCTTGTGATTCGATTGAGGTTGTTAGCGAGAATGGTGAGATTTCAATCGTTTGAAGTATCGTCGGCCACCCTCCGTCCGTGCTCTAATGGGGGTCAACGTCAAACTTTGGCGGACGGCAAAAATTTGCTGGAGGTGGCCATGGAGACGGACTCGGCTGGACTGCGGGTCCCGCGGCGACGTAGTCGGACCGAGCCCTCCGTAAGTCAAGGGCTCGGCTCGATGCTGCAGGAGCGAGTCGCGGCGGGGCACCTGCCCGAACTGCTCATTGGTCTGCGGTGGTTCTTCGATACGGTCCAGCCGGACGGCGCGATGGTGAGTGCGGGCGGTCAGGTCATCCGGTCCGGCCGGCGGACTTTGCGGTTCCGTCCCGTTGACTGGCAGGGCCACGCCGTGATCGAAATCGTCGGCTCCGCCGGCGCCGGGGACCCGTCGCCGCGAGCCGAACTGGAGGCGTATGCCCAGGCCCTTGATGACATGGGCGAAGACGTGGTCGCCAGCTGGATCGGGCGCAGAGGCCAGGTACGCAGCATCGCGTTGGCCCGTCCCGTGCATCCGACGCTTCGCGCTGCGGTCGAACGTTATGTCGCCGGCTGCTCCGAGCACCCGGGCCATCAATGCGCGTGCGGTCGCCGGGCCCGCGACAGCAGTGTGTCACTGCGGGCGGTCAAGCGGGCTGTTGGCTGTCATCAAGCGGAGTTCGACGCGCTGGCGGGACCGTGGCCCGATGCGCTGGACCCGTCGGGAGAACTGGGTCTGATGGCTGCCTGGCTGGTACCTCAACTGACGGCGCAGCGGGTGGCCGGCAGCGCAGTCTGACTCTTCCGCCGCTATCACGGCGATAAGTCGGGAAAGGTTCATTTCCCGTTCGGTTATCGCTTTGCCCGAACAAACTTTATTATTCCGTTACGGACACCGCGGGGGCGGTGCCGGAATTAATTGACGGAAGCGTCTTATGTGGCGGGCGGGAGGTGTCGTGGCGATGACTGTGCGTGTGATTACCGGCCAGCTGCTGGCGGCTCTGGCGGTGGCTGGTCTCGGCGTTTCTGTCCCCGCACTGGCCGATGTCGGGACGGGCCAGATGGCGTCGTGCGCCGAACGGGGTAACCCGCTGGACTGTGTGCCGACCAAGTCCGCGGCCAACGCGGCAGAGGTCGCCTATCTCACCGAGCTTCATAGCAGGCTGAATGGCACCAGCGACGCCGACCTACTCAAGACGGGCCGCCTGACCTGCAACATGTTCGTGTATGCCGGCGAGCCGACCGGCGACGCCGTGAACGACATCTCCAATTCGTTGAAGGTGAACAAGGCCTCCGCGACTTTCGTGATGGATATGGCGATGGTGCATCTGTGCCCCGGTTTGAGCATCGGTGCCGATGGCGTGCCGCGCCCCCGTTTTTAGGCCCCGGCGGTATTCACGCCGAACCCGCGTGAAATCGGTGTAGGTAAGCGGACCAGTCCCAGGTATTCAGGAATTCCATCGCGGCGGAGTAGCCGTTGTCATAAAGCCGCTTCCGATCCGCCTGGGAAATGTCGAAATTCAGGTATCCGATACCGGCGGCATCGACCACTATCGTGCGCGCCGCGACGGATGGCTGCCGAAGATAAGTCTGGTCATGACCGAGCAATGCGGTATTGATGAGGTTCTCCAAGAGGCGTGGTGCACCGGGTAGATCGACCACCGGTGCCAGCCCCGGGCTCGGGTCGCCATCGCCCTGGGCGGGACGCTGGGCCGTCACGGTGATGCCGAAGCTGGGCCAGCGCGGGACCTTGCGGTCGGTGCGATCAAGCGAGTACATCGGGAAGTTCGACAGGAGTCCGCCGTCGGTCAGTGTGGATGTCGCCCCGGAGGCGCTGGTGATGGTCACCGGGCGGAAGAAGAACGGGATGGCCATCGATGCGCTGACCGCATTCGCGACCGACTGTTCGTCGGAGTCCAAGCCGTACATCCGGCGGTAGTCCCAGGGCAGCCGCACCAGCGTGCCTCGGGTGACGTCGGCGACCGTCACGACCAGTCGATAGCGCTGCTCGGGCGGCAGCTCACGGTCGTCGAGAGCCAGATCGCCGAAGGTCTGTACGCCCAGATTGCGCAACTCGCCGGCGACCCAGTCGTGGATGGCGTCGCCCCGGTACATCCCCTGCCCGTGGAAGGCGGTCCAGTACTTGCCCAGCACCGGAATTCGGCTGGTGCCAACGGAATCCAGGAACTTGCGGTAGGGCAGCGACATCGCCAGCTCGCGAAGTTCGTCGCCGCTGAGCAGGCAGTCGGCCGGCTGCCGCCGATTCGCGGCGGCGATGACCGCGCCCACCAGGGAGCCGGCTGACGTTCCGGAGACCCGGCCGACGCGGTAGCCGGCGTCGCCCAGCGCCACGACGGAGCCGACCAATCCGATCGCCTTGACGCCGCCGCCCGACAGCACCAGATCGGCGGTCTTGACCGGGGCCGCGGGGGAGTCGTCAGGTCTGTGAACCATCGGGCTCGATGCTAGGTGAACGACCGCGGTTTGCCTTGGACCGCAACGGATTGTGACGTCGGAAGTGGCTCTCGACGCGCTGTGGCGGGCGTTACGGAGGCACTCAGCCGATTCTTAGGCGCAGACTAAGCCGCCCTCAGTACCCGTCCCTAATGTTGCTGGCACGGCCAAGGTTTCACCGGAAGGGGGTGACGGATGGAGCATCGGTACTGTGACCGCATGTTGGCGGTACGCGCGTTTGTGATGGCAATGTCCACGGTCCTTCTCGTCCCCACTGCGGTGGCATCGGCAGACGACGATGCGCCACCTCCGGGGCCGCCGCCGGTCTCGTTCACCATGACCTCGGGAGCGCCGATTCGAGACGGCGCCACCTACGGCATCGGCACGGTCATCGTCGCGCACTTCGCTGGTCCGGTGGATGAGGCCGCCGCCGCGCGGGACTTGGTTGTGACGGCGAACCCGCCGGTCGCCGGGTCGTGGCACTGGGTCAACAACACCACCGCGCACTGGCGCCCGCCGCAGTACTGGGCACCGGGCACGGTGGTGTCGGTGGCCGGGGGTCCGACGTTCACCATCGGCGCCTCGCACGTGTCGATCGCCGACGACGCGACCAAGAAGGTCACCGTGTATGACGGTGGAGCGCTGGTGCGGACCATGCCGACGTCGATGGGGCGCGGCGGCACCGAAACCATCAACGGCAAGACGCTGAGCTTCTGGACCCAGCCCGGGGTGTACACCGTGCTCGACAAGAGCAATCCGGTGGTCATGGACTCGTCGACCTACGGGCTCCCGATCAACAGCCACCTCGGGTACAAGGAGAGCATCCCGTACGCGGTGCGGGTCAGCACCGACGGTGTGTACCTGCATGAGCTCGATGCGACGGTCTGGGCCCAGGGCAACACCAACACCAGTCACGGTTGTCTGAACTTGAATCACGACAACGCGCAGTGGTTCTACAACTTCTCCGTGCCGGGCGACGTGGTCGAGGTTCGGAACACCGGCGGCAAGCCCTTGCAGCTGTGGCAGAACGGCGACTGGAGTGTGCCGTGGGACCAGTGGTGATAACGGTGAGATCAAGTTTGCATGTCGATGCGAGTCGCTGTGACGTACGCCACAATACCTTTGGTATGCTGGGGAAAGTCACGGCAAAAGTCCTCGTCACGACCGGTACTTAGCCGATAAAATTAGATAACTGAATTAATCAGTTTTGAGGTCAGGAGTGGTCGTGGGAGCAGTTGCGCATTTGCCGAACCAGTTCGAGTCGGCGTCGCCGGCGGCGGACGCATCGTTGATGGATGTGTTGTCGACGTGTTCGGGCATCATCGAGTCGACGTTCGCCGACCGCATCCGTGAGCTCGGTGGTACGGAAGCCGAGATTCACAAGCTGTCGTCTTCGGCGGCCTACGCGGTGTTCGCGTGGTCCGCTGGCCGTGGCTTCGGCGCCTGATCGATAGCCCGGTCGCGCCGGTGCCGAGGTTCGGCGCTCGCTGCCGCCGGTAGCCGGCCGGACGCCCCGCCATTCCATCCGGACACCGCCGGTGCCCGCCTCTGTGTGACAACTCGCCGCACGGGGGCGGGCATTTTGTGTATGCGGGTCTGGCCTGCTCGGGGCGGGCTGCAAGAAGAGGCTGCCCGTGCCGTACGCCACGTCAGCAGTCGGCACAACCACAACGCCGCGCTGAGACGGCAGTCTCAGCGCGGCGCTTCGGGTATGACTGGTCAGACGCTCACGTCGACCTTCTGGGGGGCCGGCCAGGGCGACGGCACCGGACGTTGGCGGACGATCTGCGGCCACCAGAACCACTTGCCCATGAGGGCCGCGATCGACGGCATCATGAACGACCGGACGACCAGGGTGTCGAACAGCAGACCCAGGCCGATCGTGGTGCCCACCTGGCCGATGATGCGCAGCTCGCTGATGATCATCGACGACATGGTGAAGGCGAAGACCAGGCCGGCGTTGGTGACCACCGAGCCGGTGCTGCCCATGGCGCGGATGATGCCGGTGTTGAGTCCGGCGTGGATCTCTTCCTTGAACCGGGCGACCAGCAGCAGGTTGTAGTCCGCGCCCACGGCCAGCAGGATGATCACCGACATCGGGATCACCATCCAGTGCAGCGGCAGGCCGATCAGGTACTGCCAGATGAGGATCGACATACCCAGCGACGCTCCCAGGGAGATCGCGACCGTCGCCACGATCACCGAGGCGGCCACGACTGCACGCGTGATGATCAGCATGATCACGAAAATCAGTGCGAGAGCCGAGATTCCGGCGATCATCAGGTCGTAGTCAGAGCCCTCGGCCATGTCGCGGAAGGTTGCCGCGCTACCGGCCAGGTAAATCTTCGAGCCCTCCAGCGGGGTGCCCTTGATCGCTTCCTTGGCGGCCTGCTTGATGGCATCGATGTTCGAGATGCCTTCGGGGGTAAGCGGATTGCCCTCATGCTGCACGATGAACCGCACCGACTTGCCGTCCGGCGAGATGAAGTTCTTCATACCGCGCTTGAAATCGGCGCTCTCGAAGGCCTCCGGCGGCAGGTAGAACGAGTCGTCGTTCTTGGACTTGTCGAAGGCCTCACCCATGGCGCTGGAGTTCTTCTGGCCCTCGGCCTGCTGATCCAGCTGTCCCTTCTGGGTGGCGTACATCATCTGCATGTACTTCTTCATGTTCTTCATGGTCTCGATCTGCGGGGGCATGACCGTGACCATCTGCTTCGTCAGCGCGGACATCTTGTCCATGTCCGGCACCACCGTCTGGAAGTCGTCGGTCATGGTGTCGATGCCGTCGAGCGTGTCGAACACCGAGCGGATGGACCAGCAGACCGGGATGTCGTAGCAGTGCGGTTCCCAGTACAGGTAGTTGCGGATCGGCCGGAAGAAGTCGTCGAAATCGGAGATGTGGTTGCGCAGATCCTCGATGTCGCTCAACATGCCGTGCATCTTGCCGACCATGCTGTCCATGACAGTCGACATCTGAACCGTGATGGCCTGCATCTTGGTCATGGTGTCGATGCTCACCTGGATGTCGCCGATCTGCTTCTGCATATCGCTCATCATGTCCTGCTGGTACTTCTGGTTCATCACCTGCGTGGTGCTCTGCATACCCAGCTGGAACGGGATGGTCGAGTGCTGGATGGGCGTGCCCTCGGGCCGCGTGATGGCCTGTACCTGAGCGATACCGGGAACGGCCACAACGGCTTTCGCGATCTTGTTGATCACGAGGAAGTCGGACGGGTTGCGCAGGTCGTGGTCACTCTGGACGAGCAGCAGGTCGGGATTCATGCGCGCCGGGGAGAAGTGCCGGGTGGCGGCCGCGTAACCCTCGTTGGACGTGAGGTCGGCGGGCATGTACTGACGATCGTCGTAGCTCGTCTTGTAGCCCGGGATGGCGATCAGACCGACCAGTGCCACGGCGATCGTGGCGACCAGGATCGGGCCCGGCCAGCGGGTGATCGCGGCGCCGATCTTGCGCCAGCCACGCACCCGCATCTCGCGCTTGGGTTCCAGCGTCTTGCCGAACTTGGTGACCACGGTGATGAGGGCCGGGCCGAGCGACAGGGCGGCGAACACGACGGTGACCATGCCGATGGCCAGCGGGATGCCCAGCGTCTGGAAGTACGGCAGTCGGGTGAAGTGCAGGCAGTACGTCGCACCGGCGATCGTCAGACCCGAGCCCAGGATGACGTGCGCGGTGCCGTGATACATGTCGTAGTAGGCGTCCTCTTTGGACATCCCGGCAGTGCGCGCCTCCTGGTACCGACCGATCAGGAAGATGGCGTAGTCGGTGGCCGCCGCGATGGCCAGCATGGGCAAGAGGTTCGTGGCGAAGGTCGACAGCCCGATGACGTTGTAGAAGCCCA includes these proteins:
- a CDS encoding uroporphyrinogen-III synthase, which produces MSDPDRAPLTGFRVAVTAARRADELCTLLRRRGATVIAAPAIAMVPLPDDEELRTNTQALLEVPPDVLIATTGIGFRGWMSAADDWGLSGELTDALSRARIVSRGPKATGALRAAGLPEEWSPESESSREVLGYLLQGGISGLRIAVQLHGATDEWDPFPEFLDELRRAGADVVPIRVYRWQPVPPGGAFDSLVTDIAERRLDAVSFTSAPAVAATLMRATELGINAQVLEAFRTQVRAMCVGPVTARPLARLGVPTFAPERMRLGALARHIADELPVLQARKLRAAGHDLEIRGTCVVVDGVVRDLSPAGMAIVRALALRPGAVVSRQELLAALPGSGTDTHAVETAVLRLRTTLGDKEIVATVVKRGYRLAVDDYSAGAQ
- a CDS encoding GNAT family N-acetyltransferase, with amino-acid sequence MHPTDLSRVHNVHTARLVHTADLDAETREGARQMVIDAYRESGDSSSSFSEADWEHSLGGMHALICHHGAIIAHGAVVQRRLIYHNTALRCGYVEAVAVREDWRGQGLATAVLDAVEQVIRGAYEIGALSSSDTARPIYTARGWLPWRGTTSVLAPAGVNRTPEDDRSLFVLPVTVEVDTTADITCDWRDGDVW
- a CDS encoding 5-oxoprolinase/urea amidolyase family protein, with product MTATLEILKTGPLALVEDLGRPGLAHMGVSRSGAADRRSHTLANRLVANPNDRATIEVTFGGFSARVHGGGREGVAVAVTGADADPSANGIPFGTNSIHYAHDGEVISLGAPHTGLRSYVAVRGGFVVDPVLGSRSYDVMSAIGPRPLQVGDMLTVGEHTAEFPEVDQAPVAAIAEDLLELLVVPGPRDDWFVDPDALVHTEWVVTDHSDRVGMRLNGRPLQHRWPDRQLSSEGTTRGAIQVPPNGLPVILGPDHPVTGGYPVIGVVADHDIDKVGQIRPGQHVRMHWSRPRQPFGA
- a CDS encoding 5-oxoprolinase subunit B family protein yields the protein MTVTQEAVSAPTTMTLGTVRDYGDQALLLEFNSTTEVLAWTDTLRAAGLPGVLDIVPASRTILIKLAAPRYRIPTGQRLSKLHLTEPPTAENGAPQQPDVVIDVVYDGMDLDEVSELTGLAPSEVIAAHTGSLWRVAFGGFTPGFAYLVGGDERLQVPRRSEPRTRVPAGSVALAGEFGGVYPRETPGGWQLIGRTDASLWDIERDQPALLVPGMCVQFRAIG
- a CDS encoding queuosine precursor transporter, with translation MIGVTVAERPEQHARFAQVGSAYYPILIAVFTALVIISNVTATKGVAFGPIITDGGFIVFPLTYIIGDVLSEVYGFKAARRAIYLGFAMNILAALTFWVTIYLPAADFYPNQAHFENVVHSYTQLIIAGLAGFIVGQTINAWVVVAIKERTKEKHLWARLVGSTFAGQLGDTLVFCAIAANAIGISTFHDFAVYTGQGWLYKTAVEVVFLPVTYRVISYIKRNEPTYDVAL
- a CDS encoding ABC transporter substrate-binding protein — protein: MHQIRSRRSFLALAAGAAGAAVVAACTKPPASGTVAGDGSVTINHAFGSTRIPAPPKSVVCAGLTGQDELLAVGVVPIAVTEWFGNQPFAVWPWAQPALGSAQPAVLNLNDGIQVDKISALKPDLIIATNAGLDADTYKKLSAIAPTVAQSGQDAFFEPWKDQATVIGQAVFKADDMKKLIDGVDAKFVGAGKANPRLGGRKMLIVNGLPTADGVEITPAGWRTEFLGEMGIAIPDGLDSFTKGQHAFVPRDQMATAFRGADVLIWTLDADEQRPAVLADPTVAQLSQAKANRIVFPNKDLSAAITFASVLSYPAVADQLPPLLTAALA
- a CDS encoding DUF732 domain-containing protein — protein: MTVRVITGQLLAALAVAGLGVSVPALADVGTGQMASCAERGNPLDCVPTKSAANAAEVAYLTELHSRLNGTSDADLLKTGRLTCNMFVYAGEPTGDAVNDISNSLKVNKASATFVMDMAMVHLCPGLSIGADGVPRPRF
- a CDS encoding patatin-like phospholipase family protein, with protein sequence MVHRPDDSPAAPVKTADLVLSGGGVKAIGLVGSVVALGDAGYRVGRVSGTSAGSLVGAVIAAANRRQPADCLLSGDELRELAMSLPYRKFLDSVGTSRIPVLGKYWTAFHGQGMYRGDAIHDWVAGELRNLGVQTFGDLALDDRELPPEQRYRLVVTVADVTRGTLVRLPWDYRRMYGLDSDEQSVANAVSASMAIPFFFRPVTITSASGATSTLTDGGLLSNFPMYSLDRTDRKVPRWPSFGITVTAQRPAQGDGDPSPGLAPVVDLPGAPRLLENLINTALLGHDQTYLRQPSVAARTIVVDAAGIGYLNFDISQADRKRLYDNGYSAAMEFLNTWDWSAYLHRFHAGSA
- a CDS encoding MMPL/RND family transporter, yielding MSNHSLDTPTDSFPKAETPHRPLIPRLIRTLAIPVILAWIGIVVLVSTIVPSLDEVGKMRSVSMSPHDAPSMIAMKQVGSDFKEFDSDSSAMVVLEGQQPLDAAAHAYYDQIVAKLRADTAHVEHVQDFWSDPLTASGSQSADGKSAYVQVYLRGNQGESLANESVDTVDKILKSVPAPPGVKSYVTGAAAQASDMNVAGDRSLKVMEAVSFAVIIVMLLLVYRSIITVLIELLIVMVLVGAARGLVAVLGFYNVIGLSTFATNLLPMLAIAAATDYAIFLIGRYQEARTAGMSKEDAYYDMYHGTAHVILGSGLTIAGATYCLHFTRLPYFQTLGIPLAIGMVTVVFAALSLGPALITVVTKFGKTLEPKREMRVRGWRKIGAAITRWPGPILVATIAVALVGLIAIPGYKTSYDDRQYMPADLTSNEGYAAATRHFSPARMNPDLLLVQSDHDLRNPSDFLVINKIAKAVVAVPGIAQVQAITRPEGTPIQHSTIPFQLGMQSTTQVMNQKYQQDMMSDMQKQIGDIQVSIDTMTKMQAITVQMSTVMDSMVGKMHGMLSDIEDLRNHISDFDDFFRPIRNYLYWEPHCYDIPVCWSIRSVFDTLDGIDTMTDDFQTVVPDMDKMSALTKQMVTVMPPQIETMKNMKKYMQMMYATQKGQLDQQAEGQKNSSAMGEAFDKSKNDDSFYLPPEAFESADFKRGMKNFISPDGKSVRFIVQHEGNPLTPEGISNIDAIKQAAKEAIKGTPLEGSKIYLAGSAATFRDMAEGSDYDLMIAGISALALIFVIMLIITRAVVAASVIVATVAISLGASLGMSILIWQYLIGLPLHWMVIPMSVIILLAVGADYNLLLVARFKEEIHAGLNTGIIRAMGSTGSVVTNAGLVFAFTMSSMIISELRIIGQVGTTIGLGLLFDTLVVRSFMMPSIAALMGKWFWWPQIVRQRPVPSPWPAPQKVDVSV